Proteins encoded together in one Pseudomonas sp. TCU-HL1 window:
- the mraZ gene encoding division/cell wall cluster transcriptional repressor MraZ — MFRGANAISLDAKGRLAMPSRYRDELVSRCGGQLIVTIDAVDPCLTVYPLPEWELIEAKLRELPSLREETRRLQRLLIGNAVDLELDSAGRFLVPPRLREHARLDKRAMLVGQLNKFQLWDEDAWNAISEADLMAIKQPGGLPDELRDLIL, encoded by the coding sequence TTGTTTCGCGGAGCTAACGCCATCAGTCTCGACGCCAAGGGGCGACTCGCGATGCCAAGTCGGTATCGTGATGAGCTCGTTTCGCGTTGCGGTGGGCAGCTCATTGTGACAATCGACGCCGTCGACCCCTGTTTGACTGTCTACCCCCTGCCAGAATGGGAACTCATCGAAGCGAAGCTGCGTGAGCTGCCCTCCCTGCGCGAGGAAACTCGCCGCCTGCAACGTCTGCTGATCGGCAACGCCGTGGACCTCGAACTGGATAGCGCCGGTCGTTTTCTGGTTCCGCCGCGTCTGCGCGAACATGCCCGGCTGGATAAGCGGGCCATGCTGGTCGGCCAACTGAACAAATTTCAACTGTGGGATGAGGATGCCTGGAACGCGATTTCCGAGGCAGACCTCATGGCAATCAAACAACCTGGCGGTTTGCCGGATGAACTACGTGACCTGATCCTGTGA
- the rsmH gene encoding 16S rRNA (cytosine(1402)-N(4))-methyltransferase RsmH, protein MSATSSFRHITVLLEEAVEGLALRADGCYLDGTFGRGGHSRLVLERLGPDGRLLGFDKDPQAIATGQALAADDGRFVIVQRSFAELGEEVRARGLEGKVDGVLLDLGVSSPQLDDPERGFSFLNDGPLDMRMNPDRGQSAAQWIASASEEEIARVFKDYGEERFAKRMARAVVQRRTEKPFERTADLAAVLTVANPAWEKGKNPATRAFQGIRIHVNNELGDLEQGLDAALDSLAVGGRLVVISFHSLEDRIVKQFMRKHAKGEADKLPRDLPVRQAVFEPRLKLLGKPQYASDAELKANPRSRSAVMRVAEKVR, encoded by the coding sequence GTGAGCGCAACCAGCAGCTTCCGCCATATCACCGTACTGCTCGAAGAGGCTGTGGAGGGACTCGCCCTGCGCGCGGACGGCTGCTACCTGGACGGAACATTCGGGCGAGGCGGGCATAGCCGGCTCGTCCTGGAGCGGCTCGGGCCCGATGGCCGCTTGCTGGGGTTCGACAAAGACCCGCAAGCGATTGCGACGGGGCAAGCTCTGGCGGCCGATGACGGCCGCTTTGTCATTGTGCAACGCAGCTTTGCAGAGCTGGGCGAAGAAGTGCGCGCGCGCGGTCTGGAGGGCAAGGTGGACGGCGTGTTGCTCGACCTTGGCGTCTCGTCGCCTCAGCTGGACGACCCCGAGCGCGGCTTCAGTTTTCTCAATGACGGCCCGCTGGATATGCGCATGAACCCTGATCGTGGCCAGAGCGCCGCGCAGTGGATCGCCAGCGCCAGCGAGGAAGAAATCGCTAGGGTCTTCAAGGATTACGGCGAAGAGCGCTTCGCCAAGCGCATGGCGCGTGCCGTCGTGCAGCGCCGCACAGAAAAGCCCTTCGAGCGCACCGCCGATCTGGCTGCCGTGTTGACTGTTGCAAACCCGGCCTGGGAGAAGGGGAAGAATCCCGCGACCCGCGCTTTCCAGGGCATCCGCATCCACGTCAACAACGAGCTGGGGGACCTGGAGCAGGGGCTCGACGCTGCGCTTGATTCCCTGGCCGTTGGCGGCCGCCTGGTGGTGATCAGCTTCCACTCCCTGGAAGACCGCATCGTCAAGCAGTTCATGCGCAAGCACGCCAAGGGCGAGGCCGACAAGCTGCCGCGCGACCTTCCGGTGCGCCAGGCCGTCTTCGAGCCACGCCTGAAGTTGCTTGGCAAGCCACAGTACGCGTCGGACGCGGAGCTCAAGGCCAACCCGCGTTCGCGCAGTGCCGTCATGCGCGTGGCGGAGAAGGTGCGATGA